A genomic region of bacterium contains the following coding sequences:
- a CDS encoding citramalate synthase yields MTLPRVHLHEEVMREGMQIESVDISTDEKLELLDALSRTGLRWINVGSFVSPNYTPQMAHIDELLARFVPAPGVHYTALALNQKGRDRAAAYPFIESPPLPPTLIAHLCDTFVRRNANQRQRDEIDRWPLIADMALASKAATGGIGVNAAWGSNFEGKFSLDERMGMLERAHRVWDERGVPVRFLMLGDPMSWNTPGTVAETLRVALGHWPEIDSVYLHLHDARGMAVASIYAAIQECGERDLHLDTTVGGIGGCPYCGNGRATGMAATEDVVHLAESMGISTGIDLDALIEVIPLLERIIGRAVPGHVGHAGPRPTAERLYDENLPLAETFEEAQHFRVGKTAFGIPHRPWREPIPARRPAQKRRDVTKGLSQ; encoded by the coding sequence CATGCGGGAGGGCATGCAGATCGAGTCCGTTGATATCAGCACCGATGAGAAGCTGGAACTGCTGGACGCGCTCTCGCGGACCGGACTGCGCTGGATCAACGTGGGCTCGTTCGTCAGCCCGAACTACACGCCCCAGATGGCGCACATCGACGAGCTGCTCGCGCGGTTCGTCCCGGCGCCGGGCGTGCACTACACGGCACTGGCGCTCAATCAGAAGGGCCGCGACCGGGCGGCCGCCTACCCCTTCATCGAATCCCCGCCCTTGCCGCCCACGCTGATCGCCCACCTGTGCGACACGTTCGTGCGCCGCAATGCGAATCAGCGACAGCGGGACGAGATCGATCGATGGCCCCTCATCGCCGACATGGCGCTTGCGTCGAAGGCAGCGACGGGGGGCATCGGCGTCAACGCGGCGTGGGGTTCGAACTTCGAGGGCAAGTTCTCGCTGGACGAGCGCATGGGCATGCTCGAGCGGGCCCACCGGGTATGGGACGAGCGCGGCGTGCCTGTCCGCTTCCTGATGCTCGGTGACCCGATGAGCTGGAACACCCCCGGTACGGTCGCTGAGACCCTCCGCGTGGCACTTGGGCACTGGCCGGAGATCGATTCGGTCTACCTGCACCTGCATGACGCCCGCGGAATGGCGGTCGCGTCCATCTACGCGGCGATTCAGGAGTGCGGTGAGCGGGACCTCCACCTTGACACAACGGTGGGCGGCATCGGGGGGTGCCCGTACTGCGGGAACGGGCGCGCGACCGGGATGGCCGCGACGGAGGACGTCGTCCATCTCGCCGAGAGCATGGGCATCAGCACCGGCATCGACCTTGACGCGCTCATCGAAGTCATCCCGCTTCTCGAGCGGATCATCGGGCGCGCGGTCCCCGGGCATGTCGGGCATGCGGGTCCCCGCCCGACAGCGGAGCGGCTCTACGACGAAAACCTCCCGCTTGCCGAGACCTTCGAGGAGGCGCAGCACTTCCGAGTCGGCAAGACCGCGTTCGGAATCCCGCACCGGCCGTGGCGGGAACCGATCCCCGCGCGGCGCCCTGCGCAGAAACGGCGCGACGTGACGAAAGGGCTGTCCCAATGA
- a CDS encoding enoyl-CoA hydratase/isomerase family protein yields the protein MSEDILVAGTEGNVRTLRLNRPGRANALSQELLTRLADELVAAESDPRIWAVVLTGTGTTFCAGADLKEMAALDSGQARQVRPKVSASTSVFELPLQMETPVIAALNGNAVAGGFELALACDIRIGAQGARFGFPEAKRGMGAAFGTVVLPRLIPQGIAMELLYTGRYIEADEAWRLGLLNRLVDPDEVLPTAMRLATEIAQNAPITVRRMKANVLAASGQPLLSALRLDSGPDPYSSEDRVEGVQAFLEKRQPRWRNR from the coding sequence ATGAGCGAGGACATCCTGGTGGCGGGCACCGAGGGAAACGTGCGGACGCTGCGGCTGAACAGACCCGGGCGGGCGAACGCGCTCAGCCAGGAACTCCTCACCCGGCTCGCCGATGAACTCGTGGCCGCCGAGTCTGATCCCCGTATCTGGGCGGTCGTGCTCACCGGAACAGGAACGACCTTCTGCGCGGGTGCCGACCTGAAAGAGATGGCCGCGCTGGACAGCGGCCAGGCGCGGCAAGTGCGACCGAAGGTCAGCGCCTCGACGAGCGTCTTCGAACTGCCGCTCCAGATGGAGACTCCCGTCATCGCGGCGCTGAACGGAAACGCTGTCGCCGGCGGATTCGAGCTGGCGCTCGCCTGCGACATCAGAATCGGCGCTCAGGGTGCGAGATTCGGGTTTCCCGAGGCGAAGAGAGGCATGGGGGCCGCCTTCGGCACCGTCGTGCTTCCACGGCTCATCCCGCAGGGCATCGCGATGGAACTGCTCTATACCGGGCGGTACATCGAGGCCGACGAGGCGTGGCGGCTGGGGCTCCTGAACCGGCTCGTGGACCCCGATGAGGTGCTGCCGACGGCGATGCGCCTGGCCACGGAGATCGCGCAGAACGCGCCGATCACCGTCCGCCGCATGAAAGCGAACGTGCTCGCTGCATCAGGTCAGCCGCTGCTCAGCGCGTTGCGGCTCGACAGCGGCCCGGACCCGTACTCCAGCGAGGACAGGGTCGAGGGCGTGCAGGCCTTCCTTGAGAAGCGTCAACCGAGATGGAGGAATCGATGA